One stretch of Prionailurus viverrinus isolate Anna chromosome C1, UM_Priviv_1.0, whole genome shotgun sequence DNA includes these proteins:
- the LOC125171697 gene encoding calcium-binding mitochondrial carrier protein SCaMC-1-like: MVNIVLFLIFKEKLSTFNHQIIDIGESISIPDEFTEQEKHSGDWWRRLVAAGIAGAVARTCTAPFDRLKVMMQVHSLKSRRLRLIGGFEQMVKEGGIHSLWRGNGVNVFKIAPETTLKIGAYEQYKKWLSFDGAKIGITERFVSGSLAGATAQTCIYPMEVLKTRMILGETGQYSGIIDCGKKFLKQEGVRTFFKGYIPNFLGILPYAGIDLAVYELLKNYWLEHYATNSVYPGIIILLGCSTLSHTCGQIASFPLNLVRTRMQAQALEEKGTTSMIHFIQEIHNNEGKKGFFRGLTPNIIKVLPAVIISCTAYEKVTQHMGLI; encoded by the exons ATGGTCAacattgtcttgttcctgatcttcaaggaaaagctttcaacctttaaCCATCAA ATAATTGACATAGGGGAGAGTATATCTATTCCAGATGAATTTACTGAGCAAGAGAAGCATTCTGGAGATTGGTGGAGGCGTTTGGTGGCAGCGGGTATAGCCGGGGCAGTTGCAAGGACATGCACGGCACCTTTTGACCGCTTGAAAGTCATGATGCAG GTTCATAGTTTAAAGTCAAGGAGACTGAGATTGATTGGTGGGTTTGAGCAGATGGTAAAAGAAGGAGGAATTCATTCTCTTTGGCGGGGGAATggtgtaaatgtttttaaaattgcacCTGAGACAACACTCAAGATTGGGGCCTATGAACAG TATAAAAAATGGCTTAGTTTTGATGGTGCTAAAATAGGAATTACTGAGAGATTTGTATCTGGCTCATTGGCTGGTGCAACTGCCCAGACCTGTATTTACCCCATGGAG GTTCTAAAGACCAGAATGATTCTTGGTGAAACTGGACAGTATTCTGGGATTATTGATTGTGGCAAGAAGTTTCTGAAACAAGAAGGTGTTAGAACCTTTTTCAAAGGTTATATTCCTAACTTTCTAGGTATTCTACCTTATGCAGGCATAGATTTGGCTGTTTATGAG CTTTTGAAGAATTATTGGCTAGAACATTATGCAACAAATTCTGTATACCCTGGGATAATAATTTTGCTGGGATGTAGTACACTGTCTCACACTTGTGGTCAGATAGCCAGCTTCCCTCTGAACCTTGTCAGAACTCGCATGCAGGCTCaag cACTGGAGGAAAAAGGAACAACTTCTATGATTCATTTCATTCAAGAGATACAtaacaatgaaggaaaaaagggatTTTTCAGGGGTCTCACCCCAAACATCATAAAGGTGCTTCCTGCAGTAATCATCAGCTGTACAGCTTATGAAAAAGTGACACAACATATGGGAttaatttaa